The Aureitalea marina genome includes a window with the following:
- the atpD gene encoding F0F1 ATP synthase subunit beta: MSQITGKVAQIIGPVVDVEFANGVELPKIYDSLEVQNQGNTLVLEVQSHIGENTVRTISMDSTDGLSRGVDAVSTGVPIQMPIGEDVYGRLFNVIGDAIDGIGNLPKAGENGLPIHREAPKFEDLSTSTEVLFTGIKVIDLIEPYAKGGKIGLFGGAGVGKTVLIQELINNIAKGHGGLSVFAGVGERTREGNDLLREMLESGIIKYGDDFLHSMEEGGWDLTKVDKAAMKESKATFVFGQMNEPPGARARVALSGLTVAEYFRDGAGDGQGKDVLFFVDNIFRFTQAGSEVSALLGRMPSAVGYQPTLATEMGAMQERITSTKKGSITSVQAVYVPADDLTDPAPATTFAHLDATTVLSRKIAELGIYPAVDPLDSTSRILTPDILGDDHYDCAQRVKELLQRYKELQDIIAILGMEELSEEDKLAVGRARRVQRFLSQPFHVAEQFTGIPGCLVDIKDTIKGFNMIMDGELDHLPEAAFNLKGTIEEAMEAGEKMLAEA, translated from the coding sequence ATGTCACAAATAACTGGAAAAGTTGCACAGATCATCGGGCCCGTTGTGGACGTTGAATTTGCCAACGGAGTTGAACTTCCAAAGATCTACGATTCACTAGAAGTACAGAACCAAGGAAACACCCTGGTACTTGAGGTACAGTCTCACATTGGAGAGAACACGGTGCGAACCATCTCGATGGATTCTACCGATGGATTGAGCCGAGGAGTAGATGCTGTTTCTACAGGAGTTCCAATTCAGATGCCGATCGGAGAGGATGTTTACGGACGTCTGTTCAACGTGATCGGTGATGCCATCGACGGTATCGGTAACTTGCCAAAAGCGGGAGAAAATGGATTGCCAATTCACCGTGAGGCACCAAAATTCGAGGATCTTTCAACTTCTACAGAAGTACTTTTCACCGGGATCAAAGTAATCGACCTGATCGAGCCATACGCAAAAGGAGGTAAGATCGGATTGTTCGGTGGAGCCGGGGTAGGTAAGACCGTATTGATCCAGGAATTGATCAACAACATTGCTAAAGGACACGGGGGTCTTTCTGTATTCGCAGGAGTAGGAGAAAGAACACGTGAAGGAAATGACTTGCTTCGTGAGATGCTGGAGTCCGGTATTATCAAATACGGGGACGACTTCCTGCACTCTATGGAAGAAGGTGGATGGGACCTGACCAAGGTTGACAAAGCCGCCATGAAAGAAAGTAAAGCAACATTTGTGTTTGGTCAGATGAACGAACCTCCAGGAGCACGTGCTCGAGTGGCCTTGTCCGGACTGACAGTTGCGGAGTACTTCCGTGACGGAGCAGGAGATGGTCAAGGAAAGGACGTACTGTTCTTCGTTGATAACATCTTCCGATTTACACAAGCCGGTTCTGAGGTGTCTGCACTTCTTGGTCGTATGCCATCTGCGGTAGGTTATCAGCCAACCCTGGCAACTGAGATGGGTGCCATGCAGGAGCGTATTACTTCTACTAAGAAGGGATCCATTACTTCTGTACAGGCCGTTTATGTGCCTGCGGATGACTTGACGGACCCTGCACCTGCAACGACCTTTGCTCACTTGGACGCAACAACGGTACTTTCCCGTAAGATCGCCGAGCTAGGTATTTACCCTGCGGTTGATCCACTGGATTCTACCTCTCGTATCCTGACTCCGGATATCCTTGGAGACGATCACTACGATTGTGCTCAACGAGTAAAAGAGTTGCTACAACGCTACAAAGAACTACAAGATATTATCGCCATTCTGGGTATGGAGGAATTGAGCGAGGAGGATAAACTGGCTGTTGGACGTGCACGTCGAGTTCAGCGATTCCTGTCTCAACCTTTCCACGTTGCCGAGCAATTTACAGGTATCCCTGGATGCTTGGTAGATATCAAGGACACCATCAAGGGATTCAACATGATCATGGATGGTGAATTGGATCACTTGCCAGAAGCTGCCTTCAACCTGAAAGGTACTATCGAGGAAGCCATGGAGGCCGGTGAGAAGATGTTAGCCGAAGCTTAA
- a CDS encoding FoF1 ATP synthase subunit delta/epsilon, which produces MHLEIVTPEASLVSGEVESVTVPGANGPFQMLNNHAAIVSTLVKGEVKFLGNPSIAEGYENKLSKDKDGKWVMEINSGTVQMADNKIIVLAD; this is translated from the coding sequence ATGCATTTAGAGATAGTAACCCCTGAAGCCTCCTTAGTGAGTGGAGAAGTAGAATCGGTAACCGTACCCGGTGCCAATGGTCCTTTCCAAATGCTGAACAATCACGCCGCCATCGTTTCAACCCTGGTAAAAGGTGAGGTGAAGTTTTTGGGTAATCCATCTATTGCAGAAGGATACGAAAACAAACTGAGCAAGGACAAGGACGGTAAATGGGTGATGGAGATCAATAGCGGTACAGTTCAGATGGCCGATAACAAGATCATCGTACTAGCCGACTAG
- a CDS encoding aminotransferase class I/II-fold pyridoxal phosphate-dependent enzyme, whose translation MNSFPGNLSNRLACRELDGSLRQLRLSSEMIDLYSNDYLGLANSPEIYQQADSWLAARKFQRSGSTGSRLLSGNSAIHLELESILQQFYKAERAVLFNSGYDANLGLLGSIIRRGDLVLMDELVHASIREGVRSSLGRALKFRHNDLNQLQELYDRNKPEDGNCYVVTESVFSMDGDSPNLGELANWCVNSGVRLIVDEAHAVGLFGPNGSGRVVDAGLEEMVFARVVTFGKAVGCHGAAVLGSTQLIEFLVNFAKPLIYSTSLPPHSLACIAVAHEAVTNDELRKKLWKLIDGFEAELNSLSISDYFVPSDSAIRCAVIRGNDQVKKASAQLAKHGFDVRPIISPTVPLGTERLRFCLHAYNTAGEIEKALSLVAQFYKGE comes from the coding sequence GTGAATTCTTTTCCGGGAAACTTATCGAACAGACTGGCCTGTCGGGAACTCGATGGCTCATTGCGACAACTCCGTCTTTCTTCTGAAATGATCGACCTGTATTCCAATGATTACCTGGGTCTAGCCAATTCACCTGAGATCTATCAGCAGGCGGATTCCTGGCTGGCAGCGCGAAAATTTCAACGATCAGGATCCACCGGGTCGCGTTTACTCAGCGGTAATTCAGCTATTCATTTGGAATTGGAATCTATTCTGCAGCAATTCTACAAGGCCGAAAGGGCAGTACTGTTCAATAGTGGATATGATGCCAACCTTGGTCTGTTGGGCAGTATCATAAGGCGAGGGGACCTCGTCCTGATGGACGAATTGGTCCACGCTTCCATACGAGAAGGAGTTAGGTCTTCATTGGGTAGAGCCTTAAAGTTTCGACATAACGATTTGAACCAACTCCAGGAATTGTACGATCGCAATAAACCTGAAGATGGTAACTGCTATGTAGTTACAGAATCGGTTTTTTCCATGGATGGGGATAGTCCGAATCTCGGAGAGCTTGCCAATTGGTGTGTCAATTCGGGTGTGAGGTTGATAGTGGACGAGGCGCACGCCGTTGGACTATTTGGGCCAAATGGATCTGGCAGGGTAGTCGATGCAGGCTTGGAAGAGATGGTCTTTGCCAGGGTAGTTACTTTTGGTAAAGCTGTTGGCTGTCATGGTGCAGCAGTTCTTGGGTCAACCCAACTGATCGAATTCCTGGTCAACTTTGCCAAACCCCTGATCTATTCCACGAGTCTTCCACCTCATTCGCTTGCTTGCATAGCCGTGGCGCATGAGGCCGTGACCAATGATGAACTGCGAAAAAAGCTCTGGAAGCTCATCGATGGGTTTGAAGCAGAATTGAATTCATTGAGTATCAGCGACTATTTTGTTCCCTCTGATTCCGCCATTCGATGTGCGGTAATCAGAGGAAACGATCAGGTGAAAAAAGCATCTGCTCAGTTGGCCAAACATGGGTTTGATGTAAGACCCATAATATCTCCGACTGTTCCTTTGGGGACAGAACGGCTGAGGTTTTGCCTACATGCTTACAACACTGCCGGAGAAATTGAGAAGGCCTTATCTTTAGTTGCCCAATTCTACAAGGGGGAATGA
- a CDS encoding LytTR family DNA-binding domain-containing protein, protein MNRFNRPIAFTVSWKKIIWIGLIIGALLAGIVIFLKPYGGEDYDMPYGTWRLAGYIFPVLAALLLLHPAEMSLYKRQNKRWYILNELFYLFISSWLCISFSSIYNFYVVNDLSGYNLSTYLDFLWIFAPPYLPIIVPLLALLRANYGSIVIDQSAPKESSLVLEGENKSEKIELEWKEFVMAQAQQNYVRVLINRTDGLEEQLIRSSLSRIAAQVPQAVQVHRSYLVNLDYLERVQGNARKREMTFNISVEPIPVSPKYFEALGSLLSDSSR, encoded by the coding sequence ATGAACCGTTTTAACAGACCAATAGCTTTTACTGTATCCTGGAAGAAGATCATCTGGATTGGTCTGATCATTGGAGCCTTGCTAGCAGGTATTGTTATTTTCTTGAAACCTTATGGAGGCGAAGACTACGACATGCCCTATGGTACTTGGCGGTTAGCCGGTTATATCTTTCCCGTATTGGCAGCTCTCTTGTTGTTGCATCCGGCTGAAATGAGCTTATATAAGCGCCAGAATAAAAGGTGGTATATCTTGAATGAGCTCTTTTATCTGTTTATCTCCAGTTGGCTGTGCATATCCTTTTCTTCCATCTATAATTTCTATGTGGTCAATGACTTATCTGGTTATAATTTGAGCACCTACCTGGATTTCCTCTGGATATTTGCACCTCCTTATCTCCCGATCATTGTTCCTTTGCTGGCCCTGTTGCGAGCTAATTACGGAAGCATAGTGATCGATCAATCTGCTCCGAAAGAGAGTAGCTTGGTCTTAGAAGGAGAGAACAAATCGGAAAAGATCGAATTGGAGTGGAAGGAGTTCGTAATGGCACAGGCTCAGCAAAATTATGTCCGAGTGCTGATCAACCGAACGGATGGGTTGGAAGAGCAACTTATCAGAAGCAGCCTTTCCAGGATTGCTGCCCAGGTTCCGCAAGCGGTTCAGGTGCATCGATCTTACTTGGTTAACCTGGACTATCTGGAGCGGGTCCAAGGCAATGCCCGAAAACGAGAAATGACCTTCAATATCTCTGTAGAACCAATTCCAGTCTCTCCCAAATATTTTGAGGCTTTGGGCAGTCTGCTTTCAGATTCGTCCCGCTAA
- a CDS encoding S41 family peptidase has product MRHLFFALLFIIGLPIQANTTDPIKERQQQIKTILELTRENIYNYRLMDTPEWKEFEGFLQSEETLSMDQQDFLTAFNQERKKLPFTHYNLRLKKGKTKTKKEELPFELKSLDSSTALLIVRDWIQDASGMISIVQEIEEKGYNNLIIDLRGNLGGTLDAAVVLGSYLTDQPIDAGVYLTKNWYADNTEGPTTEQIQQFPYMQDLDFEGFWEMSQNAGFRMVLPGHNGKVFEGDVYVLTDGLTGSTCEPFVDVIKRQNLGTVVGQTTGGGMLSGAFFPVDDEISLFLPVCDYYTADGNRIDKVGVKPHIETRSKDALIKVAQLIRGN; this is encoded by the coding sequence ATGCGACATTTATTTTTTGCACTACTATTTATTATCGGTCTGCCAATCCAGGCCAACACTACAGACCCAATCAAGGAACGACAGCAACAGATCAAGACCATCCTGGAGCTAACCCGGGAGAACATTTACAATTATCGTTTAATGGATACTCCCGAGTGGAAGGAATTTGAAGGATTCCTTCAATCTGAAGAAACGCTTTCAATGGATCAGCAAGACTTTCTTACTGCTTTTAACCAAGAGCGAAAGAAGCTGCCCTTTACCCATTACAACCTTCGTCTTAAGAAAGGAAAAACCAAGACAAAAAAAGAAGAATTACCCTTTGAACTGAAATCACTGGATTCTTCCACCGCTTTGTTGATCGTTCGAGACTGGATACAGGATGCTTCGGGTATGATCAGCATAGTCCAGGAGATCGAGGAGAAGGGGTATAACAACCTGATCATCGATCTGAGGGGTAATCTCGGAGGAACGCTGGATGCAGCCGTTGTTTTAGGCTCATACCTGACTGACCAACCGATTGACGCCGGAGTTTACCTGACAAAAAACTGGTATGCCGACAATACCGAAGGACCGACCACCGAGCAGATACAGCAGTTTCCTTATATGCAAGATCTGGATTTTGAGGGTTTTTGGGAAATGTCACAAAATGCCGGGTTCCGTATGGTATTACCTGGCCATAATGGGAAGGTATTCGAGGGAGATGTATATGTGCTCACCGATGGTTTGACCGGAAGTACCTGCGAACCCTTTGTCGATGTGATCAAGCGGCAGAATTTGGGGACTGTGGTAGGTCAAACAACAGGCGGAGGAATGCTCTCCGGGGCCTTCTTTCCGGTAGACGATGAGATCAGTTTGTTCCTTCCGGTCTGCGATTATTATACCGCTGATGGTAACCGAATTGATAAAGTTGGGGTTAAACCGCACATCGAAACCCGGTCCAAAGATGCGTTGATCAAAGTTGCTCAATTGATCAGGGGGAATTAG
- the bioD gene encoding dethiobiotin synthase, giving the protein MKNNSWFITGISTEVGKTVAAAMIARALEADYWKPVQAGDLDNTDSDKVRRWLTGTSSVIHPEAHRLNTPMSPHAAAAIDKVTIDLEKIQRPKSDKDLVIEGAGGLLVPLNDTDTIADLIQPDDKVILVSRHYLGSINHTLSSIESIRSRGLNLFGVLFMGEEHPTTEAIIQKMGQVKVIGRIDWEPYIDEHVVAEYAEKIAHELN; this is encoded by the coding sequence ATGAAAAACAATTCTTGGTTCATTACCGGCATTTCCACTGAAGTTGGTAAAACAGTGGCTGCAGCCATGATCGCTCGTGCCCTGGAGGCGGATTATTGGAAACCGGTTCAAGCCGGCGATCTAGACAATACGGATTCCGATAAAGTAAGAAGGTGGCTCACAGGAACATCATCTGTGATACATCCGGAAGCCCATCGTTTGAATACACCCATGAGCCCACATGCGGCTGCCGCGATCGACAAGGTCACCATCGACCTGGAAAAGATCCAACGACCAAAATCGGATAAGGATCTGGTCATAGAAGGAGCAGGTGGACTTTTAGTGCCCTTGAATGATACTGATACCATAGCCGATCTCATCCAGCCTGATGATAAGGTAATCTTGGTTTCCAGGCATTATTTGGGGAGTATTAATCATACTTTAAGCAGCATAGAGTCTATTCGATCCAGGGGATTGAACTTATTTGGGGTCCTCTTTATGGGAGAAGAACATCCTACTACCGAAGCCATAATCCAAAAGATGGGTCAGGTGAAGGTCATTGGTCGTATCGATTGGGAGCCCTATATCGATGAGCATGTGGTGGCCGAGTATGCAGAAAAGATCGCCCATGAGCTTAACTAA
- the bioA gene encoding adenosylmethionine--8-amino-7-oxononanoate transaminase produces MSLTKRDSRHIWHPLTQHKTAQEPLGLVRAEGALLYDEEDNSYVDGIASWYTAMYGHCHPYIIQQVTAQMKKLDQVVFTGFTHEPAVSLSERLLAILPDNQSRIFFNDNGSTSVEAAIKMALQYFHNLGETKDTLIAFENGFHGDTFGAMSASGLSVYNGPFEKYFLNVERIPPPTENNIDAVLQQLSFLIREGNCAAFLYEPLVQGAAGMKMHDADGLDRILDMCKEAGILCIADEVMTGFGKTANNFASDHLTNKPDMICLSKALTAGLVPMGITSCSDQVFQGFLSDKLEKGFFHAHTYSANPLACAAALAGLDLLDSKEVRQGIEMIGEAHTRFAQGLKDDNRVRDIRQSGVILAFELNVEMERYGNMRNRLYQEFMNRGVFLRPLGNTIYILPPYLIKPEELQRIYTAIKEVIDLF; encoded by the coding sequence ATGAGCTTAACTAAGCGCGATAGCAGGCATATCTGGCATCCTTTGACCCAACACAAAACGGCCCAAGAGCCGCTTGGCCTGGTCAGGGCGGAAGGGGCATTGTTGTACGACGAAGAAGATAATTCCTATGTAGATGGGATAGCTTCGTGGTACACTGCCATGTATGGGCATTGCCACCCTTATATTATCCAGCAGGTAACTGCTCAAATGAAAAAGCTGGACCAGGTTGTCTTTACCGGCTTTACTCACGAACCCGCCGTTTCGCTTTCCGAGCGCTTATTGGCCATACTTCCTGACAATCAATCCAGGATCTTTTTTAATGACAACGGATCGACCTCGGTAGAAGCGGCCATCAAGATGGCCCTGCAGTATTTCCACAACCTAGGGGAAACGAAGGACACCCTGATTGCGTTCGAAAATGGTTTCCACGGCGATACTTTTGGAGCTATGAGTGCCTCTGGTTTGTCGGTATATAATGGACCTTTTGAGAAGTACTTTCTAAATGTAGAGCGTATCCCACCACCCACAGAGAATAATATTGATGCTGTTCTGCAGCAATTGAGTTTTCTAATAAGAGAAGGAAACTGTGCAGCCTTCCTCTACGAGCCATTGGTGCAAGGTGCGGCCGGTATGAAAATGCATGACGCCGATGGCTTGGATAGAATATTGGACATGTGCAAGGAGGCCGGAATACTCTGCATAGCCGACGAGGTGATGACCGGATTTGGTAAGACGGCCAACAACTTCGCTTCTGATCATTTGACCAACAAACCCGATATGATTTGTTTGAGTAAGGCCCTAACGGCTGGCCTGGTTCCTATGGGTATAACCAGTTGTTCTGATCAGGTCTTCCAAGGATTTCTCTCGGATAAGTTAGAAAAAGGATTCTTCCATGCCCATACCTATAGCGCTAATCCCCTTGCTTGTGCAGCCGCACTAGCGGGCTTGGATCTTTTAGATTCCAAGGAGGTCCGACAAGGTATTGAAATGATAGGGGAGGCTCACACCCGTTTTGCCCAAGGCTTGAAGGACGATAATAGGGTTAGGGATATTCGCCAGTCTGGGGTCATCCTAGCATTCGAATTGAACGTCGAAATGGAGCGTTACGGTAACATGAGGAACAGACTGTACCAGGAATTCATGAATCGCGGGGTGTTTCTACGTCCCTTGGGAAACACCATTTACATTTTACCACCTTACCTGATCAAACCGGAAGAGCTGCAGCGAATCTACACGGCTATAAAAGAGGTGATCGACCTATTCTGA
- a CDS encoding cytochrome c oxidase assembly factor Coa1 family protein, whose protein sequence is MEEQGDHRSWFDRNWKWVVPGGGCLLILIVGIIFLVGMVGGITSLFKDSAPYKQAIMLAEENPEVQDAIGTPIESDGMLSGNIVRSDGENSADMSVPVKGPKGKGRINFDAVEVNDNWQFEELMVIVRSSQDTIWLVRPEVSE, encoded by the coding sequence ATGGAAGAACAAGGAGATCACAGAAGTTGGTTCGATAGAAACTGGAAGTGGGTAGTCCCCGGAGGGGGATGCTTGCTGATCCTGATCGTAGGCATAATCTTCCTGGTGGGAATGGTAGGTGGGATCACCTCCTTGTTCAAGGATTCAGCCCCCTACAAACAAGCCATTATGCTGGCGGAAGAAAATCCAGAGGTCCAGGATGCAATTGGTACTCCTATTGAATCTGACGGAATGCTGAGCGGGAACATAGTGAGGAGCGATGGTGAGAATTCGGCCGACATGAGTGTTCCGGTTAAGGGGCCCAAGGGTAAAGGAAGGATCAACTTTGATGCAGTCGAGGTCAATGACAACTGGCAATTCGAGGAGTTAATGGTGATAGTACGATCTAGTCAGGATACGATCTGGCTCGTTCGCCCTGAGGTTTCAGAATAG
- a CDS encoding beta-ketoacyl synthase N-terminal-like domain-containing protein, giving the protein MPTPITITGLSSISALGTSDQEVFNAYLKGDPLFTRRRFENQDTWVSALSEQLETELEALKSERSIYGQLDRTVLMALHAARQLDLGRIPESDQIGVNIGSSRGATEKFEKYHGEYLENGRSSTFSSPTTTLGNISSWVAQDLGLDGMAMSHSVTCSTALHAVLNGIAWIQGGMADAFIAGGSEAPLTPFTVAQMKAMRLYSKVNDSLACHSLKMDKNGNTMVLGEAAGLVLLQKGITEKSQATVAGYGFASEPLDHPASISANGLCFQRSMQMALDKAQLDEVDVLVMHAPGTLKGDQAEMEAIRTIFRNKIPHLTTNKYLIGHTLGASGLMSLQMAVLMLQRDKIIQNPFYTITLTDSLVNSVMINAVGFGGNAVSILLTK; this is encoded by the coding sequence TTGCCAACTCCTATCACCATTACCGGCCTCTCGTCCATTTCGGCTCTCGGAACATCAGATCAAGAGGTGTTCAATGCTTACCTAAAGGGGGATCCGCTTTTTACCCGTAGAAGATTTGAAAATCAAGATACCTGGGTTTCGGCTCTATCAGAACAGCTAGAGACTGAATTAGAAGCATTGAAATCTGAGCGATCGATCTACGGCCAGTTGGACAGAACGGTTCTGATGGCCTTGCATGCGGCACGGCAACTGGATCTTGGTCGTATTCCAGAATCTGATCAGATTGGCGTCAATATCGGCTCTTCCCGAGGAGCCACAGAGAAGTTTGAGAAGTATCACGGAGAGTACCTGGAAAACGGTCGCAGTTCGACCTTTTCTTCTCCAACAACCACTCTCGGAAATATCTCCTCCTGGGTTGCCCAAGACCTGGGTCTGGATGGGATGGCCATGAGTCATTCGGTCACTTGCTCCACTGCCCTTCACGCCGTACTTAACGGTATTGCCTGGATACAAGGTGGAATGGCTGATGCTTTTATTGCCGGAGGAAGCGAAGCTCCTTTGACGCCTTTCACCGTTGCCCAGATGAAGGCGATGAGGCTCTATTCCAAAGTGAATGACTCTTTAGCCTGTCATTCACTGAAAATGGATAAGAATGGCAATACCATGGTTTTGGGAGAGGCTGCCGGGTTAGTGCTACTGCAAAAAGGTATAACGGAAAAAAGCCAAGCCACTGTTGCCGGTTATGGCTTTGCCTCGGAGCCCCTGGACCATCCGGCTTCTATCTCCGCCAATGGTCTGTGCTTTCAGCGTTCCATGCAAATGGCCTTAGACAAGGCTCAACTGGACGAGGTTGATGTTTTGGTGATGCACGCACCGGGAACTTTAAAAGGCGACCAAGCTGAAATGGAAGCCATTCGTACGATTTTTCGTAACAAAATTCCCCATCTGACGACTAACAAGTATCTTATCGGACACACCCTGGGCGCTTCAGGGTTGATGAGTCTCCAAATGGCGGTGCTCATGCTTCAGCGAGATAAGATCATTCAAAATCCTTTTTACACAATTACCCTAACTGATTCTTTGGTAAATTCAGTGATGATCAATGCCGTAGGGTTTGGAGGAAATGCGGTCAGCATTTTGCTGACAAAATAA
- a CDS encoding flotillin family protein codes for MFPFLLQLEGLGGLVGTAFAILFVFIVLVTFIRRYKRCPSDRILVVYGKVGTGASAKCIHGGASFIWPVVQDYEFLDLTPISIEVNLVNALSKQNIRVNVPSRFTIGISTEPGVMQNAAERLLGLGLQEVQDLAMEIIFGQLRLVVASMDIEEINSDRDKFLSNISHSVEAELKKVGLKLINVNITDIHDESGYIEALGKEAAAHAINEARKSVAEKNRDGSIGEANALQDERTQVAAANAKAVDGENTAQIDVANSNANRRQKEAEAERIAIASEKVQAAKALEESYVAEKEAELTRAERERSTREADIIVPAEIDKRKVEIDAEAEAEQIRRKAKGEADAILFKAQAEAQGIFEVLTKQAAGLDKIVQAAGNNSKDAVLLLIADKLPELVQLQAEAIKNIKIDKVTVWENGSTKDGKTSTSNFISGMYGAVPPLQEMFNMAGMQLPEYLKGKDVAEEVDSSEEE; via the coding sequence ATGTTTCCATTTTTGCTACAGTTAGAAGGTCTAGGAGGGCTCGTTGGTACTGCCTTTGCCATACTGTTCGTTTTTATTGTTTTAGTCACCTTTATTCGCCGATATAAACGATGTCCATCGGATCGTATCCTGGTGGTATATGGTAAAGTGGGTACGGGAGCTTCCGCTAAATGTATTCACGGAGGGGCCTCCTTCATTTGGCCAGTAGTTCAGGATTACGAATTTCTTGACCTGACCCCGATCTCTATAGAAGTCAACCTGGTCAATGCACTGAGTAAACAGAACATCCGTGTGAACGTACCTTCCAGGTTTACCATAGGTATCTCTACGGAACCCGGAGTTATGCAAAATGCTGCCGAGCGTCTGTTAGGACTTGGATTGCAGGAAGTACAAGACCTGGCCATGGAGATCATCTTCGGGCAATTGCGCCTGGTGGTTGCTTCCATGGATATTGAAGAGATCAACTCGGATAGAGATAAGTTCCTGAGCAACATTTCTCACAGTGTAGAAGCCGAATTGAAGAAGGTTGGTCTAAAACTGATCAACGTAAATATTACGGACATCCACGATGAGTCCGGATATATTGAAGCACTCGGAAAAGAGGCTGCTGCTCATGCCATTAATGAGGCACGTAAATCTGTTGCCGAGAAGAACCGGGATGGTTCCATCGGTGAGGCCAATGCCTTGCAGGACGAACGTACCCAGGTGGCTGCCGCTAACGCTAAAGCAGTGGATGGAGAGAACACGGCCCAGATCGACGTGGCCAACTCCAATGCTAACCGAAGACAAAAAGAAGCGGAAGCCGAGCGTATTGCGATTGCCTCGGAAAAGGTCCAGGCAGCAAAAGCCCTGGAAGAGTCTTATGTAGCAGAGAAAGAGGCGGAATTGACGCGGGCAGAGCGTGAACGAAGTACGCGTGAGGCGGATATCATTGTACCTGCCGAGATCGACAAGCGGAAGGTTGAGATCGATGCCGAGGCTGAAGCTGAACAGATCCGTCGCAAGGCAAAAGGGGAGGCAGATGCCATCCTCTTCAAAGCACAGGCTGAGGCCCAGGGGATATTCGAAGTATTGACCAAGCAGGCTGCTGGTCTGGATAAGATCGTACAGGCCGCGGGTAACAATTCCAAGGATGCAGTACTGCTTCTAATCGCAGATAAACTGCCGGAGCTGGTACAATTGCAAGCAGAAGCCATCAAGAATATTAAGATCGACAAGGTCACGGTATGGGAGAATGGCAGTACCAAGGACGGAAAGACTTCGACGTCTAACTTTATCTCTGGCATGTACGGAGCCGTTCCTCCGCTACAGGAGATGTTCAATATGGCCGGTATGCAGTTACCGGAATATTTGAAGGGTAAAGATGTCGCTGAAGAAGTGGATTCTTCAGAAGAAGAATAG